A part of Bombus huntii isolate Logan2020A chromosome 16, iyBomHunt1.1, whole genome shotgun sequence genomic DNA contains:
- the LOC126874165 gene encoding uncharacterized protein LOC126874165 isoform X3: MSFVLKLGTVETSLEKKNCSSSQPSSSVNQETSNQTGTDDAGGKPQILQCLESAAEIPTGHVISFSTVKSVSVTYPVAKAVREVQRITGPQTNTTQVLSTRVISQKLPSSSHQTQPAPLTLNASSNVTHVPVNAQSISSPGSGVAHVYPLQHATVSTQSKQQTRNQVVVTCEGKQQQQQTTTISSLQANMPLKVQPVPSQLVVSNNAVRAITTATSLPNIQRIHVKTQNLVGQGQTVNLQKVKAVTNVSQGVTVQRNSVPRIQTAQKSQMSSTGAAQTTQFAVNQVTNNTNVQRAQQQGNSTLQKAQANAANTQKVAQVYNNQKVSSQMLSSHPNHKAQLQQIPGNQQQGLQKLQVQSQKTVTVPRQQSNAAAVNNVQKCGNSVAGMQKVQVMGQVQCQQQLPQVQKHVQQVQPPTQHQRSQTATALQKSQTATTVNSSRVQSFASACKSNSVPNINKTLQNANLLTVNKQPVIPQPQQSQQVHIQNSSQLQQQLLQQTSQAQQQSQQQAAQKQQSQQQQQANTNPQTQKSHSITNVHQKVATIAATIPNNQRTQVVNSKIQQQQMVMRVGVTKNQAQNLQQSNLKSSVPQKIANTVKTSNSQNVVQQSLHRNANAQPVKIIQQQQNVIGPQNAQKQPGCIKTIPPQKPAQRNHTQKVAGIKTSLNTNVAAVKGQGPATAIAQKTSIKTLLPQQTVATNMLMHKNQPIKIQQQAIQQKQLITTSQFSQQVRQQSGQVKTLLPVTSMEPRKDVENKIEPELRESKEDERQQRPITPIIRIPPPYEDHNYGAPPPRTPSPPSPPSHAKQPINGAGSSSTTSQHPYIYGKVVSGANMDDDAASAISSEIGRDAELEGEETETAPEGEGDDEDSVTRCICDFEHDDGYMICCDRCLVWQHVDCMGIDRSNIPDEYLCEICRPRRVDRQRARALQMRKREELLNSDTSSDTSSTSSADTDVGVSTIPKKRTLQQQIPRRKSEPPQVRRLNNNNNNNNNNVAKRQRRDSHPRQSSAVRKKEATKRGPGKRKAKRRMSLEDKEEETQDTWNSNVAPLRQWIERYEEAVTNHYSPELRARISSIKVNGTHSDLRQSNMNVIATGKCRLNVHSNNVRFLVATMYLPPNTPVVELRGKYMLSTQHRPSYPQGRHHTQRPGPFVFFYRLPRDGTEVCVDTRTYGNDARFVRRSCKPNAEVKHCIEKGTLHLYIVTTIAIEKNAEITIRHEQHDLLLSPNPNSPMMPIVCACNNPRECQIVSLNQLNRRGSNGALAENADGRERRRRGRRNTICEDSDSSTVISNNTVITQPAPPPTTVSSSVSAPPRRTVTTTVANTVRQIPKEEPLTLVQQPQTSPNLSQPIVPETKKDKKKMTREERKMEAIMKAFERLEKAEQRKQEVQARNAQRKESGGTHSDNEDSHSVTIQTKQKQQNSDRPLRRKRRKGRARTTSTSQSQSSSRRTRLNSADSDESSGEESNSMQSPPLLNQNHSQSRDAPYHLHTPAKSTNESVTTAGHQGIPTAAGLLLALANSNAPGPSSPPLQQPTPVKSPTCDSGASSSSQSSTPSTPLSSACLLVAAAVGPLAPGFKFPKTKKVLMNEWLKESPDPPQSNISQISPLPALPPASATNSINPLCRSSDFSLPTDSSAEFLTQSYAAKSLATLVQAANSVSGICDSPPQRKQQAISGNTICPVSTGSAKKRWLRQAISEECDSPNSRPESPPASEMVAPPKKRRIARESLSSDNYTPPTTPTMLVPESTPNNRSLCPVEDDFIEHLQSSLVDQNEEGHTATESVKQEVASHEHANSNEAVRQKLSIDIPQDFHLKTVKSEKHLVIDTSIMKQENMGVKKEEKDEMDCDTYMHLESKSFIKNELRSVKNEPVGHQKNKSKKEYIIKKEENFDMEKGTVEIVDQNEGDTEMEDFSSPVAVMESDAILKERVAEMKLEFGGSISEMVKVEDDKCDDDKRSEDAKCEMKSDDNMSIDEFDVEAQMKKITGDDGNDYKEKVDTSSEKDKSMDGIEGLMESSKEDSESEDKEIDDVKYESPTFKSFNLNHEEKLFKEFGSKPEPECIIDNSIKEIEQSQESQKIEQPSAFVTSSEESIFESVSSNMDTESITEPPKSFHSIPPLSERIRKKTEATSAPKSQLNFEAAIIESTIDMETEDESKNGEQKSMLSTALRELLEAKLDDLTNESAKEEVIEENNTPYIEPKSETSEQIIEIQECTAKPTPQNVHNEETPVKEEEAPPKEIKRLKDPRTVVPNSMPAPAFKPETIPPVKRKLSISEYRKRKQQSSGTPPEPEPSSDASTTDKGGARGRSDSASSGTSSLSSDEEGSKISLSLDVPTLTTLPLFTNVEGEEKKGGEEGTIGWSAAPTLVERQRENLTERLKREFGLFLSDDEEERARKHGLTAEAILKARKTSPPHPTVSNTPPGYPVPQLPPQPYIPPPGSASIHYSQFQAKPCPVQYPNFTVPQNSSQQVYSNATPQTSANKQPQQFLVPQASQAPPGSNPYPPQFIPPSTTAVSISKYTPVTPPPGNQMYPASGQSQKQFYNHPAPRS, encoded by the exons ATGAGCTTCGTCTTAAAGTTGGGCACCGTAGAAACATCCCTCGAGAAGAAGAACTGTAGCAGCAGTCAGCCGTCCTCGTCGGTGAATCAGGAAACATCGAACCAGACGGGAACCGACGATGCCGGCGGCAAACCACAGATCCTTCAATGTTTGGAAAGCGCTGCAGAAATTCCAACTGGTCATGTTATTTCCTTTTCCACCGTGAAATCAGTTAGCGTTACCTATCCAGTAGCAAAAGCCGTTAGGGAGGTGCAGAGAATCACTGGACCTCAAACGAATACCACCCAGGTGCTGTCGACTCGCGTCATCTCTCAGAAATTACCGTCGTCTAGCCATCAAACGCAGCCCGCGCCTTTAACGCTGAACGCATCCTCCAACGTAACCCATGTTCCGGTAAACGCTCAATCTATATCATCTCCAGGTAGCGGAGTAGCACATGTGTATCCTTTGCAGCATGCCACAGTATCTACGCAGAGCAAACAGCAAACTAGAAATCAGGTGGTCGTCACCTGTGAGGGCaagcaacaacagcaacagacGACCACGATATCTAGTTTGCAGGCTAACATGCCTTTAAAAGTCCAACCGGTCCCTTCACAGCTTGTCGTAAGCAACAACGCGGTTAGAGCCATCACTACCGCGACTTCGTTGCCCAACATTCAAAGGATACACGTGAAAACGCAAAATCTCGTCGGACAGGGTCAGACGGTTAACTTGCAGAAAGTGAAGGCTGTGACGAATGTCAGTCAAGGGGTAACCGTGCAGAGGAACTCCGTACCTAGGATACAGACCGCACAGAAGAGCCAAATGTCGTCGACTGGTGCCGCTCAAACCACCCAGTTTGCTGTTAATCAAGTCACGAACAATACCAACGTACAGAGAGCCCAACAACAAGGGAATTCGACGCTTCAGAAAGCGCAAGCAAACGCCGCGAACACGCAGAAAGTAGCGCAGGTCTACAATAATCAAAAGGTATCGTCGCAGATGTTAAGTAGCCATCCGAATCATAAAGCACAACTACAACAGATACCGGGTAATCAACAGCAGGGATTACAGAAATTACAGGTTCAGTCACAGAAGACCGTGACTGTGCCTAGGCAGCAATCGAACGCTGCGGCGGTGAATAACGTCCAAAAATGTGGCAACTCCGTAGCTGGTATGCAGAAGGTACAAGTAATGGGGCAAGTACAATGTCAGCAACAGTTACCGCAGGTTCAGAAACACGTGCAACAGGTTCAGCCGCCGACGCAGCATCAAAGATCACAAACTGCGACGGCTTTGCAAAAGTCTCAGACTGCGACCACGGTTAATTCCAGCAGAGTACAATCTTTCGCGAGCGCTTGCAAGAGTAACAGCGTTCCAAATATCAATAAAACGCTCCAGAACGCCAACTTATTAACCGTAAACAAACAACCAGTGATCCCACAGCCACAACAATCGCAGCAAGTACATATCCAGAACTCGTCCCAATTGCAACAACAGTTGCTACAGCAAACTTCGCAAGCACAACAACAATCGCAGCAACAAGCGGCGCAGAAACAACAGTCTCAGCAGCAACAACAAGCGAATACGAATCCACAAACACAGAAAAGTCACAGTATTACAAATGTTCATCAAAAGGTTGCGACGATCGCCGCGACCATCCCCAATAACCAACGAACTCAGGTAGTTAACTCCAAGATTCAACAACAACAGATGGTCATGAGAGTAGGTGTGACGAAGAATCAAGCGCAAAATTTACAGCAGAGCAACTTGAAAAGTAGTGTACCTCAGAAAATTGCAAATACCGTAAAAACTTCGAACTCGCAGAACGTTGTACAACAGTCGTTGCATAGAAATGCGAATGCGCAGCCAGTAAAAATAATTCAGCAACAACAGAACGTTATAGGGCCGCAGAATGCTCAAAAACAGCCTGGATGCATCAAAACGATACCTCCTCAAAAACCAGCTCAAAGGAATCACACGCAAAAGGTAGCCGGTATTAAGACCTCTCTAAATACAAACGTAGCTGCGGTGAAAGGTCAAGGTCCGGCAACTGCGATCGCACAAAAGACAAGCATCAAAACCTTGCTTCCTCAACAGACTGTTGCCACGAATATGTTGATGCATAAAAATCAGCCGATTAAAATACAGCAGCAAGCTATACAACAAAAACAACTTATTACAACGTCACAGTTTTCCCAGCAAGTTAGACAACAATCTGGACAAGTAAAGACGTTACTGCCAGTAACTAGCATGGAACCTCGCAAAGATGTTGAGAATAA aATCGAACCCGAGCTGCGCGAATCTAAAGAAGACGAGCGTCAACAACGTCCTATAACTCCAATTATAAGAATACCTCCGCCTTACGAG GATCACAATTATGGGGCACCACCACCACGAACACCATCACCTCCGTCACCCCCATCTCATGCAAAACAGCCTATCAACGGTGCCGGAAGTTCGTCTACGACTTCTCAGCATCCTTACATTTATGGAAAAG TTGTTAGTGGCGCTAATATGGACGACGATGCAGCCAGTGCTATCAGTAGCGAAATAGGCAGGGACGCAGAACTGGAAGGCGAAGAAACCGAAACTGCTCCCGAGGGTGAAGGGGATGATGAAGACAGTGTTACTAGATGTATATG TGACTTTGAACACGATGATGGATACATGATCTGTTGTGATCGTTGCTT aGTTTGGCAACACGTTGATTGCATGGGTATAGATCGTTCTAACATTCCTGACGAATACCTCTGTGAGATTTGTCGACCGCGACGAGTAGATAGGCAAAGAGCTCGTGCTTTGCAAATGCGTAAACGCGAGGAATTGCTAAATTCAGATACATCATCCGATACATCGTCCACCAGTTCGGCAGATACTGACGTTGGGGTCAGTACGATTCCCAAGAAACGAACTTTGCAACAACAAATTCCTCGACGAAAATCCGAACCTCCGCAAGTAAGACGACTGaacaacaataacaacaacaataataataacgtcGCGAAAAGGCAGAGGAGAGATTCTCATCCGAGACAATCCAGTGCTGTTCGTAAAAAAGAAGCTACAAAGCGAGGCCCGGGTAAACGCAAAGCTAAACGGAGAATGAGTTTGGAAGATAAAGAAGAGGAAACTCAAGATACGTGGAACTCCAACGTCGCGCCACTAAGACAGTGGATCGAACGTTACGAGGAAGCAGTGACAAATCACTATAGTCCAGAATTACGAGCCAGGATATCATCTATCAAAGTAAATGGTACACACAGTGATTTGAGACAGAGTAACATGAATGTCATTGCCACCGGAAAGTGTAGGCTCAACGTACATAGTAACAACGTTAGG TTTCTGGTAGCAACGATGTATCTCCCACCAAACACACCCGTCGTTGAATTACGAGGAAAGTATATGTTAAGTACGCAACATCGACCGTCCTATCCTCAAGGAAGGCATCATACTCAGAGGCCCGGACCCTTTGTATTCTTTTATCGATTACCACGAGACGGAACAGAAGTCTGTGTAGATACAAGAACGTATGGAAACGATGCTAGATTTGTGCGACGTAGTTGTAAACCTAACGCGGAAGTGAAACATTGTATAGAAAAAGGAACGTTACATTTGTATATTGTGACTACAATCGCGATTGAGAAAAATGCCGAGATTACGATCAGACACGAACAACATGATCTCTTGCTATCCCCTAATCCAAATAGCCCTATGATGCCCATTGTCTGTGCGTGTAATAACCCGAGGGAATGTCAAATAGTGTCTCTAAATCAGTTGAATAGAAGAGGAAGCAACGGAGCATTGGCTGAGAATGCAGATGGCCGAGAGCGGAGACGAAGGGGTAGACGAAACACAATTTGCGAGGACAGCGATTCCTCGACCGTGATATCCAATAATACTGTCATCACGCAACCTGCACCACCGCCGACGACAGTGTCATCATCGGTATCCGCACCACCAAGAAGGACAGTTACAACCACCGTTGCAAATACGGTGCGCCAAATACCTAAAGAGGAACCGCTGACGCTAGTGCAACAGCCGCAAACTTCTCCGAATTTAAGTCAACCAATAGTGCCAGAGACTAAGAAAGACAAGAAGAAGATGAccagagaagagagaaagatggAAGCTATTATGAAAGCTTTCGAGAGGCTCGAGAAAGCGGAACAAAGGAAACAAGAAGTTCAAGCACGAAATGCACAGCGGAAGGAGTCTGGTGGTACGCATAGCGATAACGAAGATAGTCATAGCGTCACGATACAAACAAAGCAAAAACAACAAAATTCCGATAGACCTTTAAGGCGGAAGAGAAGAAAGGGTAGAGCACGGACTACTAGTACTTCTCAATCGCAAAGTAGCAGTCGAAGAACTAGATTGAATTCCGCGGATTCGGACGAATCGTCCGGAGAAGAAAGCAATTCGATGCAATCACCACCTTTGTTAAACCAAAATCATTCGCAAAGTCGAGATGCTCCTTATCACCTGCATACTCCTGCCAAAAGCACGAACGAAAGCGTGACTACAGCTGGTCATCAAGGAATACCAACGGCAGCTGGTTTACTGTTGGCTTTAGCAAATTCTAACGCACCCGGACCGAGTTCGCCTCCTTTGCAACAACCAACGCCAGTTAAAAGTCCAACCTGTGACAGCGGTGCAAGCAGCAGCTCCCAAAGTTCAACTCCATCCACTCCTTTATCCTCGGCTTGCTTGTTAGTCGCAGCAGCGGTTGGTCCTCTAGCTCCTGGCTTTAAATTTCCGAAAACCAAGAAAGTTCTAATGAATGAATGGTTAAAAGAGTCACCCGATCCACCGCAAAGCAATATATCTCAGATCTCACCGTTACCAGCATTACCACCGGCTTCTGCGACGAATTCGATAAATCCTCTTTGCAGGTCTTCGGATTTTTCTTTACCGACGGACTCATCCGCAGAATTCTTAACGCAGAGTTATGCAGCCAAAAGTTTAGCCACTCTTGTGCAGGCGGCGAATTCGGTATCTGGAATATGTGATTCACCGCCACAACGCAAACAACAGGCAATCAGTGGAAATACGATTTGCCCTGTTTCTACGGGATCTGCCAAGAAAAGATGGTTACGTCAAGCCATTTCTGAAGAATGTGATTCACCAAATAGTCGACCGGAGAGTCCGCCGGCCAGTGAAATGGTAGCTCCAccgaagaaaagaagaatagcTAGGGAAAGTTTATCGTCAGACAATTACACTCCACCCACTACACCTACTATGTTAGTCCCTGAGTCCACTCCGAACAATAGATCTTTGTGTCCTGTTGAA GACGATTTCATCGAGCACCTACAATCCTCGTTGGTTGATCAGAATGAAGAAGGTCACACGGCAACAGAATCTGTAAAGCAAGAGGTTGCCTCACACGAACACGCGAATTCAAACGAGGCCGTACGACAAAAACTTTCGATAGATATTCCACAGGATTTTCATCTCAAAACTGTAAAATCCGAGAAACATTTAGTGATAGACACTTCGATAATGAAACAAGAGAACATGGGGGTgaagaaggaagagaaagatgAAATGGATTGTGACACTTACATGCACTTGGAGTCAAAATCTTTTATCAAGAATGAATTGCGATCTGTTAAAAACGAACCGGTTGGCCATCAGAAAAATAAGAGCAAGaaggaatatattataaagaaagaagagaattttGATATGGAAAAAGGTACAGTCGAGATAGTCGATCAAAACGAAGGAGACACAGAAATGGAAGATTTCAGCTCTCCAGTCGCTGTTATGGAATCGGATGCAATTCTGAAGGAACGCGTGGCTGAGATGAAACTAGAATTCGGAGGTAGTATAAGTGAGATGGTTAAAGTTGAAGACGATAAATGTGATGATGATAAAAGATCCGAAGACGCGAAGTGCGAAATGAAATCTGACGACAACATGTCGATCGATGAATTTGACGTTGAAGCTcaaatgaagaaaattactGGCGACGATGGAAATGATTATAAGGAAAAAGTAGATACTAGTTCGGAGAAGGATAAAAGCATGGATGGTATTGAGGGTTTGATGGAGAGCTCCAAAGAAGATTCCGAATCTGAGGATAAAGAAATAGATGATGTGAAATACGAGTCGCCAACGTTCAAATCATTCAATTTAAACCACGAGGAAAAGTTATTCAAAGAATTCGGAAGCAAACCCGAACCAGAATGTATCATTGACAATAGCATTAAAGAAATCGAACAGAGCCAGGAATCTCAGAAAATTGAACAACCGTCCGCGTTCGTTACTTCATCCGAAGAATCCATTTTTGAGTCTGTGTCTTCCAACATGGACACAGAATCTATCACAGAACCACCAAAGAGTTTCCATTCCATTCCACCATTAAGTGAACGAATTCGTAAAAAGACAGAAGCAACAAGTGCTCCAAAAAGCCAATTAAATTTTGAAGCAGCTATTATCGAATCTACCATTGATATGGAGACAGAAGATGAATCCAAAAATGGCGAACAAAAGTCTATGCTCTCGACGGCGTTAAGGGAATTGCTGGAAGCTAAGTTGGATGATCTAACAAACGAGAGCGCTAAAGAAGAAGtgatagaagaaaataatacacCATACATCGAGCCAAAGTCTGAAACTTCTGAGCAGATTATAGAGATACAAGAGTGTACAGCAAAACCAACCCCTCAAAATGTTCACAATGAAGAAACTCCAGTAAAAGAGGAGGAAGCTCCGCCTAAAgaaattaaacgattaaagGACCCGAGAACTGTCGTTCCAAATAGTATGCCAGCTCCTGCATTTAAACCCGAAACAATCCCTCCTGTTAAACGAAAG TTGTCCATATCAGAATACCGTAAACGCAAACAGCAATCGTCTGGCACGCCTCCAGAACCTGAACCGTCGAGTGATGCTTCTACAACAGATAAGGGAGGAGCTAGAGGTAGATCAGACAGTGCGAGCAGTGGAACTTCGTCGCTCAGTTCCGATGAGGAAGGTTCCAAAATCTCATTATCTCTTGATGTACCGACCTTAACCACATTACCGCTTTTCACGAACGTGGAAGGCGAGGAAAAGAAAG GTGGTGAGGAAGGGACAATTGGTTGGTCTGCCGCGCCAACTTTAGTCGAACGTCAAAGAGAAAATCTTACAGAAAGATTGAAACGAGAATTTGGATTGTTCCTCAGCGACGACGAAGAGGAAAGAGCTCGCAAACATG GTTTAACGGCGGAGGCAATACTGAAAGCGCGTAAAACATCTCCGCCTCATCCTACTGTATCGAATACTCCACCAGGTTACCCGGTACCTCAATTGCCTCCTCAACCCTATATACCTCCTCCAGGATCTGCATCCATCCATTATTCTCAGTTCCAAGCTAAACCTTGTCCCGTTCAGTACCCAAACTTCACAGTTCCACAGAATTCTTCGCAACAAGTCTATTCGAATGCTACACCTCAGACATCTGCAAATAAACAGCCACAACAATTCTTAGTACCCCAAGCGTCTCAAGCACCACCAGGCTCAAATCCGTATCCTCCCCAGTTTATTCCGCCGTCTACCACAGCAGTATCGATCTCCAAATACACGCCTGTTACACCGCCACCTGGAAATCAAATGTATCCTGCATCTGGCCAATCACAGAAACAGTTTTATAATCACCCGGCACCAAGGTCTTAA